Proteins from one Scylla paramamosain isolate STU-SP2022 chromosome 3, ASM3559412v1, whole genome shotgun sequence genomic window:
- the LOC135090934 gene encoding serine protease persephone-like isoform X2, producing MGFSDQRPACSSWFKSSGGVILVSMGPREVVGVVGVLMVIAVMPGRATTMEIVFPVTDCLDGDPRCPALAAVGFCSSSSLYMNRVCPYSCNLCVAEEDSVAFQPGEGSVEHQYTSTAAPETAKETTIKPRRSIVNPDFECGGLPSSLRTRSYSQGAAQGQQPKKSGISFRQPETEDGTQPIEHTSCGASVISDHIIVTAAYCVLNKNVTSVRLGDIDLAVDNETNSNPADYEIVDIFLHPEFTEGELYNDIALLKTDRKIEFNEAVFPYCVSPFVPPADTKVIVAGFGFINETHKTTQLMEATLEVLPLSHCEEKYLNKEEQRLKKAYPSLLQGKPGLLCAGDDISGVCKGDEGGPLFREDEDGRRYLEGLISFTGSFCGEGVLPGIFTAISDYVDFIDEIIYENENL from the exons GCCCGCTTGTTCTTCTTGGTTCAAGTCATCAGGCGGAGTCATCCTGGTCAGCATGGGTCCTCGCgaggtggtgggagtggtgggagTCTTGATGGTCATCGCCGTCATGCCGGGCCGCGCCACAACGATGGAAA TCGTTTTTCCTGTAACAGACTGCCTTGACGGCGACCCGCGGTGTCCTGCGCTGGCTGCTGTGGGATTTTGTTCTTCAAGCTCGCTGTACATGAACAGAGTTTGTCCGTACTCTTGCAACCTATGCGTCGCCGAAGAGGACTCCGTCGCCTTCCAGCCTGGTGAAGGAAGCGTCGAACACCAATATACTTCGACGGCCGCCCCGGAAACTGCCAAGGAAACTACCATAAAGCCAAGACGCTCCATCGTCAATCCTGACttcg AGTGTGGCGGTCTCCCCTCCTCACTCCGCACCAGGTCATACAGCCAAGGCGCCGCCCAGGGCCAGCAGCCAAAG AAAAGTGGCATCTCATTCCGACAGCCCGAAACAG AGGACGGGACACAGCCCATTGAACACACCAGCTGTGGGGCGTCAGTGATCAGCGATCACATCATCGTCACCGCCGCCTATTGCGTCCTCAACAAAAA TGTGACTTCGGTACGCCTCGGTGACATCGATCTCGCAGTGGATAACGAAACTAACTCCAACCCGGCTGACTACGAAATTGTTGACATCTTCCTGCATCCTGAATTCAC TGAGGGCGAGCTGTACAACGACATCGCGCTGCTCAAGACGGATCGCAAGATCGAGTTCAATGAGGCTGTGTTCCCGTACTGTGTGTCCCCATTCGTGCCCCCCGCCGACACCAAGGTCATTGTTGCTGGGTTTGGCTTCATTAATGAGA CACACAAGACGACTCAGCTGATGGAGGCCACGCTCGAGGTGCTGCCGTTGTCCCACTGCGAGGAGAAGTACCTGAATAAGGAGGAGCAGCGGCTGAAAAAGGCATACCCGTCACTCCTGCAAGGGAAACCAGGCCTCTTGTGTGCCGGGGACGATATCAGCGGCGTCTGCAAG ggtgACGAGGGCGGACCACTCTTCCGGGAGGATGAGGACGGCCGGCGGTACCTGGAAGGCCTCATCAGCTTCACGGGGAGTTTCTGCGGCGAGGGTGTGCTGCCTGGAATCTTCACGGCGATATCTGACTACGTGGATTTCATTGACGAGATCATCTACGAGAACGAGAACCTCTGA
- the LOC135090934 gene encoding serine protease persephone-like isoform X4, whose translation MLDFLIRPACSSWFKSSGGVILVSMGPREVVGVVGVLMVIAVMPGRATTMEIVFPVTDCLDGDPRCPALAAVGFCSSSSLYMNRVCPYSCNLCVAEEDSVAFQPGEGSVEHQYTSTAAPETAKETTIKPRRSIVNPDFECGGLPSSLRTRSYSQGAAQGQQPKKSGISFRQPETEDGTQPIEHTSCGASVISDHIIVTAAYCVLNKNVTSVRLGDIDLAVDNETNSNPADYEIVDIFLHPEFTEGELYNDIALLKTDRKIEFNEAVFPYCVSPFVPPADTKVIVAGFGFINETHKTTQLMEATLEVLPLSHCEEKYLNKEEQRLKKAYPSLLQGKPGLLCAGDDISGVCKGDEGGPLFREDEDGRRYLEGLISFTGSFCGEGVLPGIFTAISDYVDFIDEIIYENENL comes from the exons GCCCGCTTGTTCTTCTTGGTTCAAGTCATCAGGCGGAGTCATCCTGGTCAGCATGGGTCCTCGCgaggtggtgggagtggtgggagTCTTGATGGTCATCGCCGTCATGCCGGGCCGCGCCACAACGATGGAAA TCGTTTTTCCTGTAACAGACTGCCTTGACGGCGACCCGCGGTGTCCTGCGCTGGCTGCTGTGGGATTTTGTTCTTCAAGCTCGCTGTACATGAACAGAGTTTGTCCGTACTCTTGCAACCTATGCGTCGCCGAAGAGGACTCCGTCGCCTTCCAGCCTGGTGAAGGAAGCGTCGAACACCAATATACTTCGACGGCCGCCCCGGAAACTGCCAAGGAAACTACCATAAAGCCAAGACGCTCCATCGTCAATCCTGACttcg AGTGTGGCGGTCTCCCCTCCTCACTCCGCACCAGGTCATACAGCCAAGGCGCCGCCCAGGGCCAGCAGCCAAAG AAAAGTGGCATCTCATTCCGACAGCCCGAAACAG AGGACGGGACACAGCCCATTGAACACACCAGCTGTGGGGCGTCAGTGATCAGCGATCACATCATCGTCACCGCCGCCTATTGCGTCCTCAACAAAAA TGTGACTTCGGTACGCCTCGGTGACATCGATCTCGCAGTGGATAACGAAACTAACTCCAACCCGGCTGACTACGAAATTGTTGACATCTTCCTGCATCCTGAATTCAC TGAGGGCGAGCTGTACAACGACATCGCGCTGCTCAAGACGGATCGCAAGATCGAGTTCAATGAGGCTGTGTTCCCGTACTGTGTGTCCCCATTCGTGCCCCCCGCCGACACCAAGGTCATTGTTGCTGGGTTTGGCTTCATTAATGAGA CACACAAGACGACTCAGCTGATGGAGGCCACGCTCGAGGTGCTGCCGTTGTCCCACTGCGAGGAGAAGTACCTGAATAAGGAGGAGCAGCGGCTGAAAAAGGCATACCCGTCACTCCTGCAAGGGAAACCAGGCCTCTTGTGTGCCGGGGACGATATCAGCGGCGTCTGCAAG ggtgACGAGGGCGGACCACTCTTCCGGGAGGATGAGGACGGCCGGCGGTACCTGGAAGGCCTCATCAGCTTCACGGGGAGTTTCTGCGGCGAGGGTGTGCTGCCTGGAATCTTCACGGCGATATCTGACTACGTGGATTTCATTGACGAGATCATCTACGAGAACGAGAACCTCTGA
- the LOC135090934 gene encoding serine protease persephone-like isoform X1, which translates to MGPREVVGVVGVLMVIAVMPGRATTMEIVFPVTDCLDGDPRCPALAAVGFCSSSSLYMNRVCPYSCNLCVAEEDSVAFQPGEGSVEHQYTSTAAPETAKETTIKPRRSIVNPDFECGGLPSSLRTRSYSQGAAQGQQPKKSGISFRQPETEDGTQPIEHTSCGASVISDHIIVTAAYCVLNKNVTSVRLGDIDLAVDNETNSNPADYEIVDIFLHPEFTEGELYNDIALLKTDRKIEFNEAVFPYCVSPFVPPADTKVIVAGFGFINETHKTTQLMEATLEVLPLSHCEEKYLNKEEQRLKKAYPSLLQGKPGLLCAGDDISGVCKGDEGGPLFREDEDGRRYLEGLISFTGSFCGEGVLPGIFTAISDYVDFIDEIIYENENL; encoded by the exons ATGGGTCCTCGCgaggtggtgggagtggtgggagTCTTGATGGTCATCGCCGTCATGCCGGGCCGCGCCACAACGATGGAAA TCGTTTTTCCTGTAACAGACTGCCTTGACGGCGACCCGCGGTGTCCTGCGCTGGCTGCTGTGGGATTTTGTTCTTCAAGCTCGCTGTACATGAACAGAGTTTGTCCGTACTCTTGCAACCTATGCGTCGCCGAAGAGGACTCCGTCGCCTTCCAGCCTGGTGAAGGAAGCGTCGAACACCAATATACTTCGACGGCCGCCCCGGAAACTGCCAAGGAAACTACCATAAAGCCAAGACGCTCCATCGTCAATCCTGACttcg AGTGTGGCGGTCTCCCCTCCTCACTCCGCACCAGGTCATACAGCCAAGGCGCCGCCCAGGGCCAGCAGCCAAAG AAAAGTGGCATCTCATTCCGACAGCCCGAAACAG AGGACGGGACACAGCCCATTGAACACACCAGCTGTGGGGCGTCAGTGATCAGCGATCACATCATCGTCACCGCCGCCTATTGCGTCCTCAACAAAAA TGTGACTTCGGTACGCCTCGGTGACATCGATCTCGCAGTGGATAACGAAACTAACTCCAACCCGGCTGACTACGAAATTGTTGACATCTTCCTGCATCCTGAATTCAC TGAGGGCGAGCTGTACAACGACATCGCGCTGCTCAAGACGGATCGCAAGATCGAGTTCAATGAGGCTGTGTTCCCGTACTGTGTGTCCCCATTCGTGCCCCCCGCCGACACCAAGGTCATTGTTGCTGGGTTTGGCTTCATTAATGAGA CACACAAGACGACTCAGCTGATGGAGGCCACGCTCGAGGTGCTGCCGTTGTCCCACTGCGAGGAGAAGTACCTGAATAAGGAGGAGCAGCGGCTGAAAAAGGCATACCCGTCACTCCTGCAAGGGAAACCAGGCCTCTTGTGTGCCGGGGACGATATCAGCGGCGTCTGCAAG ggtgACGAGGGCGGACCACTCTTCCGGGAGGATGAGGACGGCCGGCGGTACCTGGAAGGCCTCATCAGCTTCACGGGGAGTTTCTGCGGCGAGGGTGTGCTGCCTGGAATCTTCACGGCGATATCTGACTACGTGGATTTCATTGACGAGATCATCTACGAGAACGAGAACCTCTGA
- the LOC135090934 gene encoding serine protease persephone-like isoform X3, whose amino-acid sequence MANWLDGPACSSWFKSSGGVILVSMGPREVVGVVGVLMVIAVMPGRATTMEIVFPVTDCLDGDPRCPALAAVGFCSSSSLYMNRVCPYSCNLCVAEEDSVAFQPGEGSVEHQYTSTAAPETAKETTIKPRRSIVNPDFECGGLPSSLRTRSYSQGAAQGQQPKKSGISFRQPETEDGTQPIEHTSCGASVISDHIIVTAAYCVLNKNVTSVRLGDIDLAVDNETNSNPADYEIVDIFLHPEFTEGELYNDIALLKTDRKIEFNEAVFPYCVSPFVPPADTKVIVAGFGFINETHKTTQLMEATLEVLPLSHCEEKYLNKEEQRLKKAYPSLLQGKPGLLCAGDDISGVCKGDEGGPLFREDEDGRRYLEGLISFTGSFCGEGVLPGIFTAISDYVDFIDEIIYENENL is encoded by the exons GCCCGCTTGTTCTTCTTGGTTCAAGTCATCAGGCGGAGTCATCCTGGTCAGCATGGGTCCTCGCgaggtggtgggagtggtgggagTCTTGATGGTCATCGCCGTCATGCCGGGCCGCGCCACAACGATGGAAA TCGTTTTTCCTGTAACAGACTGCCTTGACGGCGACCCGCGGTGTCCTGCGCTGGCTGCTGTGGGATTTTGTTCTTCAAGCTCGCTGTACATGAACAGAGTTTGTCCGTACTCTTGCAACCTATGCGTCGCCGAAGAGGACTCCGTCGCCTTCCAGCCTGGTGAAGGAAGCGTCGAACACCAATATACTTCGACGGCCGCCCCGGAAACTGCCAAGGAAACTACCATAAAGCCAAGACGCTCCATCGTCAATCCTGACttcg AGTGTGGCGGTCTCCCCTCCTCACTCCGCACCAGGTCATACAGCCAAGGCGCCGCCCAGGGCCAGCAGCCAAAG AAAAGTGGCATCTCATTCCGACAGCCCGAAACAG AGGACGGGACACAGCCCATTGAACACACCAGCTGTGGGGCGTCAGTGATCAGCGATCACATCATCGTCACCGCCGCCTATTGCGTCCTCAACAAAAA TGTGACTTCGGTACGCCTCGGTGACATCGATCTCGCAGTGGATAACGAAACTAACTCCAACCCGGCTGACTACGAAATTGTTGACATCTTCCTGCATCCTGAATTCAC TGAGGGCGAGCTGTACAACGACATCGCGCTGCTCAAGACGGATCGCAAGATCGAGTTCAATGAGGCTGTGTTCCCGTACTGTGTGTCCCCATTCGTGCCCCCCGCCGACACCAAGGTCATTGTTGCTGGGTTTGGCTTCATTAATGAGA CACACAAGACGACTCAGCTGATGGAGGCCACGCTCGAGGTGCTGCCGTTGTCCCACTGCGAGGAGAAGTACCTGAATAAGGAGGAGCAGCGGCTGAAAAAGGCATACCCGTCACTCCTGCAAGGGAAACCAGGCCTCTTGTGTGCCGGGGACGATATCAGCGGCGTCTGCAAG ggtgACGAGGGCGGACCACTCTTCCGGGAGGATGAGGACGGCCGGCGGTACCTGGAAGGCCTCATCAGCTTCACGGGGAGTTTCTGCGGCGAGGGTGTGCTGCCTGGAATCTTCACGGCGATATCTGACTACGTGGATTTCATTGACGAGATCATCTACGAGAACGAGAACCTCTGA